From the genome of Phytohabitans rumicis, one region includes:
- a CDS encoding XF1762 family protein — translation MRPRIRPINYRQACAFIRTHHRHLGPPQGHKYSIGLAAPTGELVGVAMVGRPIARHHDDGLTAEVTRLATDGSRDTCSTLLAAAWRVARSMGYQRMITYTRHDEPGTSLRAAGWRAVADIPASSGWDRPARPRTSHGADQVARTRWQVTTPDWQARLTDSRNGDQTAADARRRRS, via the coding sequence TTGCGGCCCAGGATCCGCCCGATCAACTACCGGCAGGCATGCGCGTTCATCCGCACCCATCACCGGCACCTCGGACCACCACAAGGCCACAAATACTCCATCGGCCTGGCCGCCCCGACGGGAGAGCTGGTGGGCGTCGCGATGGTCGGCCGGCCGATCGCCCGCCACCACGACGACGGCCTCACCGCCGAAGTCACCCGACTGGCCACCGACGGCTCCCGCGACACCTGCTCCACGCTGCTGGCCGCGGCCTGGCGGGTCGCCCGGAGCATGGGCTACCAGCGGATGATCACCTACACCCGCCACGACGAGCCCGGCACCAGCCTGCGCGCCGCCGGATGGCGGGCCGTCGCCGACATCCCCGCCAGCAGCGGCTGGGACCGACCTGCCCGCCCCCGCACCAGCCATGGTGCCGACCAGGTCGCCCGCACCCGCTGGCAGGTCACCACCCCCGACTGGCAAGCCCGCCTCACCGACAGCCGCAATGGCGACCAGACGGCCGCTGATGCCAGGCGGAGGCGATCATGA